The following are from one region of the Coffea eugenioides isolate CCC68of chromosome 2, Ceug_1.0, whole genome shotgun sequence genome:
- the LOC113762629 gene encoding uncharacterized protein LOC113762629 isoform X1 translates to MEDFEKKVSISDEPDKMDTEDTVVVSATKIVGLLRKFLAVQQRRAQAYAKLKSGFEDYMVSGSESAYQQLCSEITVEFNDCSREVLDLESLFRSADFFREDLACLLKSVQTQEKQKLQLTATIQVLKKVGRPSERLVSHENCRFNRAIGHQCVHINKITEASGTEEAEADAEYDNALKEAIKGVQNAVITINEHLEEVRYEIAALETE, encoded by the exons atggaagaTTTTGAGAAGAAGGTTTCAATCTCGGATGAACCAGACAAGATGGATACCGAGGATACTGTTGTTGTTAGCGCTACAAAAATCGTGGGTTTACTTCGTAAATTCCTCGCCGTCCAACAACGCAGAGCTCAAGCTTATGCAAAActcaaaag TGGATTTGAGGACTATATGGTGTCAGGAAGTGAGTCAGCTTACCAACAACTTTGCAGTGAGATCACTGTTGAATTCAATGACTGTTCAAGAGAA GTTCTTGATTTGGAATCACTCTTTCGCAGCGCTGATTTCTTTCGGGAGGATCTTGCTTGTCTACTCAAATCAGTTCAAACACAAGAAAAGCAGAAGCTGCAACTG ACTGCTACCATTCAGGTGTTGAAGAAGGTTGGCCGTCCTTCAGAACGTCTTGTGAGCCACGAGAATTGCAGATTTAATAGGGCAATTGGACACCAGTGTGTGCATATCAATAAGATAACTGAAGCCTCTGGAACTGAAGAGGCAGAGGCTGATGCAGAGTACGATAATGCTCTAAAGGAAGCCATCAAAGGTGTGCAGAATGCTGTAATTACCATAAATGAACATTTGGAAGAAGTTAGGTATGAGATTGCAGCCCTGGAAACCGAGTAA
- the LOC113762629 gene encoding uncharacterized protein LOC113762629 isoform X2, giving the protein MNQTRWIPRILLLLALQKSWVYFVNSSPSNNAELKLMQNSKVDLRTIWCQEVSQLTNNFAVRSLLNSMTVQEKLVLDLESLFRSADFFREDLACLLKSVQTQEKQKLQLTATIQVLKKVGRPSERLVSHENCRFNRAIGHQCVHINKITEASGTEEAEADAEYDNALKEAIKGVQNAVITINEHLEEVRYEIAALETE; this is encoded by the exons ATGAACCAGACAAGATGGATACCGAGGATACTGTTGTTGTTAGCGCTACAAAAATCGTGGGTTTACTTCGTAAATTCCTCGCCGTCCAACAACGCAGAGCTCAAGCTTATGCAAAActcaaaag TGGATTTGAGGACTATATGGTGTCAGGAAGTGAGTCAGCTTACCAACAACTTTGCAGTGAGATCACTGTTGAATTCAATGACTGTTCAAGAGAAGTTA GTTCTTGATTTGGAATCACTCTTTCGCAGCGCTGATTTCTTTCGGGAGGATCTTGCTTGTCTACTCAAATCAGTTCAAACACAAGAAAAGCAGAAGCTGCAACTG ACTGCTACCATTCAGGTGTTGAAGAAGGTTGGCCGTCCTTCAGAACGTCTTGTGAGCCACGAGAATTGCAGATTTAATAGGGCAATTGGACACCAGTGTGTGCATATCAATAAGATAACTGAAGCCTCTGGAACTGAAGAGGCAGAGGCTGATGCAGAGTACGATAATGCTCTAAAGGAAGCCATCAAAGGTGTGCAGAATGCTGTAATTACCATAAATGAACATTTGGAAGAAGTTAGGTATGAGATTGCAGCCCTGGAAACCGAGTAA